In Methylomonas sp. ZR1, one DNA window encodes the following:
- a CDS encoding chemotaxis protein CheW → MELLLFLIGEKYFCLPLSSVKRIVPISPVYPYSGQNSDPFYGIDGEVFPYVSLWDLLDIKSKYFEYEELKSFLEIRRKDHLEWIAELEYSVRNHGTFSKARNPRECAFGKWYYAYTPRHKRLHLLLSCFERPHAAIHELADKLLNMAETGRVDEALSALNQAKHGTLTELLNIFDSTIELVVDLQRRLVLLAKHDANYLAIGIDEVSDIVKVKASMRRDNPIARSEHFSEFVSFENGQAVPIINLASLANNAPGLTGKSDNPVI, encoded by the coding sequence ATGGAACTGTTACTTTTTCTTATCGGTGAAAAATATTTTTGCCTACCGCTATCCAGCGTCAAACGGATTGTGCCCATTTCCCCGGTTTATCCCTACAGCGGGCAGAACTCCGACCCCTTCTACGGTATCGATGGCGAGGTTTTTCCTTATGTGTCGCTTTGGGATTTGTTGGATATCAAGTCGAAATACTTTGAATACGAGGAATTAAAGTCTTTTTTGGAAATTCGCAGAAAGGATCACCTGGAATGGATTGCCGAGCTGGAATACTCGGTCCGCAACCACGGCACCTTCAGCAAGGCCAGAAACCCCAGAGAATGCGCATTCGGTAAGTGGTATTACGCTTACACACCCCGGCACAAAAGGCTGCATTTGCTGTTGTCTTGTTTCGAAAGGCCGCACGCCGCCATACATGAACTAGCCGATAAATTGCTGAATATGGCGGAAACCGGCCGTGTCGATGAAGCCTTGTCGGCTTTGAATCAGGCTAAACACGGCACGTTAACGGAGCTTTTGAATATTTTCGACTCAACGATTGAATTGGTTGTCGACCTGCAAAGACGCCTAGTCCTGCTTGCCAAACATGATGCCAATTACCTAGCTATCGGCATTGATGAGGTGTCTGACATCGTTAAAGTGAAGGCGTCGATGCGTCGTGACAACCCTATTGCAAGGTCCGAGCATTTTTCTGAGTTCGTCTCTTTTGAGAATGGACAGGCTGTGCCGATTATTAATCTTGCATCCTTAGCCAACAATGCGCCGGGGTTGACGGGTAAATCAGATAATCCGGTAATTTAG
- a CDS encoding fumarate hydratase yields the protein MTTIRQADFIQSIADALQFISYYHPKDFIDALYVAYQKEESPAAKDAMAQILINSRMCAEGQRPICQDTGIVTVFLKIGMDVRWDAALSVTEMVNEGVRQAYLHPDNVLRASILADPAGKRINTKDNTPAVVHMELVPGDKVDVEVAAKGGGSEAKSKFVMLNPADNIVDWVMKTVPTMGAGWCPPGILGIGIGGTAEKAMILAKQACMGSIDIQELIARGPSNAIEELRLELYDKVNALGIGAQGLGGLTTVLDVKILDYPTHAANKPVAMIPNCAATRHAHFVLDGSGPALLTQPKLSDWPAITQSASSARRVNIDGLTKQDVADWKPGETLLLSGTLLTGRDAAHKRIVDLLNKGEPLPDGVDLKDKFIYYVGPVDAVRDEVVGPAGPTTATRMDSFTDTVLEKTGLLGMIGKSERGPIAIAAIAKHKAVYLIAVGGAAYLVSKAIKQARVVAFPELGMEAIHEFVVEDMPVTVAVDSRGESIHATAPKEWQSKIGKIPVVLA from the coding sequence ATGACCACCATTCGCCAAGCCGATTTCATCCAAAGCATCGCTGATGCCTTGCAGTTCATTTCCTATTACCACCCCAAGGATTTCATCGATGCCTTGTATGTGGCTTACCAAAAGGAGGAAAGCCCGGCGGCGAAAGATGCGATGGCGCAGATTTTGATCAATTCGCGGATGTGCGCCGAGGGCCAGCGGCCGATTTGTCAGGATACCGGCATTGTCACCGTTTTTTTAAAAATTGGTATGGACGTGCGCTGGGATGCGGCATTGAGCGTGACCGAGATGGTTAACGAAGGTGTGCGCCAGGCTTATCTGCATCCGGACAACGTGTTGCGGGCGTCCATCCTGGCCGATCCGGCCGGCAAGCGTATCAATACCAAAGATAACACACCGGCGGTGGTGCATATGGAACTGGTGCCTGGCGACAAAGTGGACGTGGAAGTCGCCGCGAAGGGCGGGGGTTCGGAAGCCAAGTCCAAATTCGTGATGTTGAACCCGGCCGACAACATCGTCGATTGGGTGATGAAAACCGTGCCGACCATGGGCGCGGGTTGGTGTCCGCCCGGCATTTTGGGCATCGGCATCGGCGGCACCGCCGAGAAAGCCATGATTTTGGCTAAGCAGGCGTGCATGGGCTCGATCGACATTCAGGAGCTGATCGCCCGCGGCCCATCGAATGCTATTGAAGAGTTGCGCCTGGAGCTATACGACAAGGTCAACGCGCTGGGCATCGGCGCGCAAGGCTTGGGCGGCCTGACCACGGTGTTGGACGTGAAAATCCTGGATTACCCGACTCACGCCGCCAACAAGCCGGTGGCGATGATTCCCAACTGCGCTGCCACCCGTCACGCCCATTTCGTGTTAGACGGTTCCGGTCCAGCGTTGCTGACGCAGCCCAAACTAAGCGACTGGCCGGCAATCACCCAATCGGCCAGTAGCGCTCGCCGGGTCAATATCGATGGTTTGACCAAGCAAGACGTTGCCGACTGGAAGCCCGGCGAAACCTTGCTGCTGAGCGGCACCTTATTGACCGGCCGCGATGCCGCCCACAAGCGTATCGTTGATCTTTTGAACAAGGGAGAACCCTTGCCGGATGGCGTGGACTTAAAAGACAAATTCATTTACTACGTCGGACCGGTCGATGCGGTGCGCGATGAAGTGGTCGGCCCGGCCGGCCCCACCACCGCCACGCGAATGGACAGTTTCACCGACACGGTACTGGAAAAAACAGGCCTGCTGGGCATGATAGGCAAATCCGAACGCGGCCCGATAGCGATAGCAGCCATCGCCAAGCATAAAGCAGTGTATTTGATCGCGGTCGGCGGCGCGGCTTACTTGGTGTCAAAAGCCATCAAACAAGCGCGGGTCGTGGCGTTTCCGGAATTGGGCATGGAAGCGATTCACGAGTTTGTGGTGGAAGATATGCCGGTAACGGTGGCGGTGGATAGTCGCGGCGAGTCGATTCATGCGACCGCGCCGAAAGAGTGGCAATCAAAAATTGGGAAGATTCCGGTGGTGCTGGCTTAG
- a CDS encoding Uma2 family endonuclease produces MALAEKLSISVADYLQGELVSDIKHEYINGEVYAMVGVKRAHDTVTTNLIAFLHTYLRGTPCRVHSGEMKVRVQTAHDDCFFYPDLHVTCSAADTAEHYNSQPKLIIEVLSDATERYDRAEKFHHYRKLPSLEEYVLIAQDTQRVECYRRAEQWDLRLYQAGERALLQSIGLELPVAEIYEGIVFEGPA; encoded by the coding sequence ATGGCTTTAGCGGAAAAATTATCGATCAGCGTCGCGGATTATCTGCAAGGCGAATTAGTCAGCGACATCAAGCATGAATATATTAATGGCGAGGTGTATGCGATGGTCGGCGTGAAACGGGCACACGACACCGTCACAACCAATTTAATCGCTTTTTTGCATACTTACCTGCGCGGAACACCTTGCCGGGTTCATTCCGGAGAAATGAAAGTTCGCGTGCAAACCGCCCACGACGACTGTTTCTTCTACCCGGATTTACACGTCACCTGCTCGGCAGCCGACACCGCCGAGCACTACAACAGCCAGCCGAAACTGATTATTGAAGTGTTATCGGACGCTACTGAGCGCTATGACCGAGCCGAAAAGTTTCATCACTACCGCAAGTTGCCCAGTTTGGAAGAGTATGTGCTGATCGCTCAGGACACGCAGCGCGTGGAGTGTTACCGCCGCGCCGAGCAATGGGATTTACGGCTATATCAAGCCGGGGAGCGGGCGTTGTTGCAATCCATCGGCCTGGAACTGCCGGTCGCCGAGATTTATGAAGGCATCGTGTTTGAAGGCCCGGCGTAA